In Cryptomeria japonica chromosome 10, Sugi_1.0, whole genome shotgun sequence, a genomic segment contains:
- the LOC131039149 gene encoding protein MIZU-KUSSEI 1 has protein sequence MGTSKNSNLMMRPTTTDKIQFGLVQSPGRWTKPWRFFAGLRSIIRIFTVRNSPCKFLSLPSGPSDSPSASNCVTGTLFGYRKGHVHLAVQDNPKSPPFLLLQLGTPTVTLIKEMASGLVRIALECEKTHERGKLFQEPVWEMYCNGRKSGYGIRRAYSESDMKVLNTVQAVSMGAGVLPSDMEGTEGELMYMRARFERVIGSKDSEAFYMMNPDGSGPELSIFLLRI, from the coding sequence ATGGGGACGTCCAAGAATTCAAATCTCATGATGCGACCAACAACTACAGATAAAATCCAGTTTGGCTTGGTTCAGTCTCCAGGGAGGTGGACAAAGCCCTGGAGATTTTTCGCAGGATTAAGATCAATCATTCGAATTTTCACGGTTCGAAACTCTCCTTGTAAATTTTTATCCCTGCCATCAGGCCCCTCGGATTCTCCATCTGCATCAAACTGCGTGACGGGCACACTATTTGGTTACAGAAAGGGTCATGTCCACCTTGCAGTGCAGGACAATCCCAAGTCGCCACCATTTCTACTCCTGCAATTGGGAACTCCAACAGTCACTCTGATCAAAGAAATGGCTTCCGGACTGGTCAGAATTGCACTAGAATGCGAGAAGACTCATGAGAGGGGAAAACTGTTTCAGGAGCCAGTGTGGGAAATGTATTGTAATGGAAGGAAGTCAGGGTATGGTATCCGAAGGGCATATTCTGAATCTGACATGAAGGTGTTAAACACTGTGCAGGCAGTTTCCATGGGAGCTGGTGTGCTTCCTTCTGATATGGAAGGAACAGAAGGTGAATTGATGTATATGAGAGCAAGATTTGAGAGAGTTATTGGATCTAAGGACTCTGAGGCATTTTACATGATGAATCCTGATGGTAGTGGACCTGAGCTCAGCATTTTTTTGCTTAGGATCTGA